Proteins encoded within one genomic window of Formosa agariphila KMM 3901:
- a CDS encoding DUF1343 domain-containing protein: MKKVITGLDVLVNHRELYESFTGNVALLCHNASIDSACTHAALKFKEIFGTRLVKLFGPQHGFSTDAQDNMIETNHYIHPFFKIPIYSLYSETRIPTDEMLEGIDHIFVDLQDVGCRMYTYIYTLTLLLEKCSRKDIQVVVLDRPNPINGVDIEGNILDLKFESFIGRHKIPVRHGLTIGELALMHQEFWTKEKSQLKVVKMKNWNRNMYFEDTKLPWILPSPNLARSQSALTFPAIVAIEGTILSEGRGTTQPLEVFGIPKIDPYMFYNDRLFDRITESKLKGFVLRPMTFLPTFDKYKNHVCGGFQLLITDRKTYKPWRVGQFILRELYQYLGGSFAWKDPPFEYNYHQKPIDIINGTDALRHWVESNSSIESLDDFEILNEYSSQVNEVKIY, from the coding sequence TTGAAAAAAGTTATAACAGGTTTAGATGTTCTTGTAAACCATCGGGAATTATACGAATCATTCACTGGAAATGTAGCTCTACTTTGTCATAATGCTTCTATAGATTCAGCTTGTACTCATGCAGCTTTAAAGTTTAAAGAAATTTTTGGTACTAGGTTGGTTAAACTATTTGGTCCACAACATGGGTTTTCTACAGATGCACAAGATAATATGATAGAAACGAATCATTATATACATCCGTTTTTTAAGATACCCATTTACTCTTTATATTCTGAAACGCGTATCCCAACAGATGAAATGCTAGAAGGTATAGATCATATTTTCGTGGATTTACAAGATGTCGGGTGTAGAATGTATACTTATATCTATACACTTACTCTTTTATTAGAAAAATGCAGTAGAAAAGATATTCAGGTAGTCGTTTTAGACAGGCCAAATCCAATAAACGGTGTAGATATAGAAGGTAATATTTTAGACTTAAAATTTGAATCTTTTATAGGTAGGCATAAAATTCCTGTTCGTCATGGATTGACTATAGGAGAGTTGGCATTAATGCATCAAGAATTTTGGACTAAAGAGAAATCACAATTAAAAGTTGTGAAAATGAAAAATTGGAATCGTAACATGTATTTTGAAGATACAAAATTACCATGGATTTTGCCTTCTCCAAATTTAGCAAGGTCACAAAGTGCGCTTACTTTTCCTGCTATTGTAGCGATTGAAGGTACTATATTAAGTGAAGGGAGAGGAACAACACAGCCTTTGGAGGTTTTTGGGATTCCAAAAATAGACCCTTATATGTTTTATAATGATAGATTATTCGATCGTATTACAGAATCAAAATTAAAAGGATTTGTATTACGTCCAATGACATTTTTACCAACCTTCGATAAATATAAAAACCATGTTTGTGGTGGTTTTCAACTTCTTATAACTGATAGAAAAACATATAAACCTTGGCGGGTAGGGCAATTTATACTAAGAGAATTATATCAGTACCTAGGGGGTAGTTTTGCTTGGAAAGACCCACCTTTTGAATATAATTATCATCAAAAACCAATAGATATAATTAATGGTACGGATGCTTTGAGGCATTGGGTTGAAAGTAATTCTAGTATTGAATCTCTTGATGATTTTGAAATATTAAATGAATACAGCTCTCAGGTTAATGAAGTTAAAATATATTAA
- a CDS encoding SusD/RagB family nutrient-binding outer membrane lipoprotein — MKKLIIITVLVLSLGSCDKGYEELNVNPTKPTQLEPATKLTFIQLYTGGSNYVACLFWNVIHLMQNIQHLNDTSYVSFLYQEGNTHQFFEEQFSNTVKNIIDLEAQLESSEDPTAIADLAIARIQKVLIFSRITDLYGDIPYTEAGLGFLNGIRFPKYDKQSDIYLDMLATLEASALTLETAGSNSYGSADLLFAGDNFKWQKFANSLMLRLAMRMVKVDNSASESWASKAISGGVMTSNDDIAFTKYENSANDGGPNVNPLTKSFTSRGVNQIKISKTFLDFMKDRNDPRVSVLCSTVDGNTDPELQFGQDINEAAGIPTNSKPNINIFGGSGVVVYDAPYFFQTYAEVEFMLAEAAERWGLAGGDVEEHYNNGVIAAMEYLSLYGDGGYIAPEQINDYLVANPFEASQALKMINEQYWVATFGNGLETFSNWKRSGYPELVPADVAATLTGGNLPRRFIYPSSEKLNNPENVALAIEQQGPDGLLTRMWWDVE, encoded by the coding sequence ATGAAAAAATTAATAATTATAACAGTACTAGTTTTGTCATTGGGATCTTGCGATAAAGGCTATGAAGAACTTAATGTAAATCCAACTAAGCCTACGCAGCTTGAACCAGCAACGAAATTAACATTTATTCAGTTGTATACAGGAGGTAGTAATTATGTTGCTTGCTTATTTTGGAATGTAATCCATTTAATGCAGAATATTCAACATCTTAATGATACTTCATATGTGTCATTCCTATACCAAGAGGGAAATACACATCAATTTTTTGAAGAACAGTTTTCTAATACTGTAAAAAACATCATTGATTTAGAAGCGCAATTAGAATCGAGTGAGGACCCAACTGCAATTGCAGATTTGGCTATTGCAAGAATACAAAAAGTCTTAATATTTAGTAGAATAACAGACCTTTATGGAGATATTCCATATACAGAAGCCGGTTTAGGTTTTTTAAATGGTATACGGTTTCCTAAATATGACAAACAAAGTGATATCTATCTTGATATGTTAGCAACCTTAGAAGCTTCTGCTTTAACTTTAGAAACAGCTGGATCAAATTCTTACGGATCTGCAGATTTATTATTTGCTGGAGATAATTTTAAATGGCAAAAATTTGCTAATTCTTTAATGTTACGTTTGGCAATGCGTATGGTAAAAGTAGATAATTCTGCTTCAGAATCATGGGCTTCTAAAGCTATTAGTGGTGGAGTTATGACTAGTAATGATGATATAGCATTCACTAAATATGAAAATTCAGCAAATGATGGAGGACCTAATGTTAATCCGTTAACTAAGAGTTTTACTTCAAGAGGGGTTAATCAAATAAAAATTTCTAAAACTTTTTTAGATTTTATGAAAGATAGAAATGATCCACGAGTTTCTGTATTGTGTTCTACAGTAGATGGAAATACAGATCCGGAGCTTCAATTTGGTCAAGATATAAATGAAGCAGCAGGAATTCCAACCAATTCAAAACCAAACATTAATATTTTTGGTGGATCAGGAGTGGTAGTTTATGATGCTCCATATTTTTTTCAAACTTATGCTGAAGTAGAATTTATGTTAGCTGAGGCAGCAGAACGTTGGGGATTAGCTGGAGGAGATGTTGAAGAACATTATAACAATGGAGTAATTGCTGCAATGGAATATTTATCCTTATATGGAGATGGAGGTTATATAGCGCCAGAACAAATAAATGATTATTTGGTAGCTAATCCTTTTGAGGCTTCTCAGGCTTTGAAAATGATAAACGAGCAGTATTGGGTAGCTACATTTGGAAATGGTTTAGAAACATTCTCAAATTGGAAGAGATCAGGTTATCCAGAATTAGTGCCTGCAGATGTTGCGGCAACGCTTACAGGAGGAAATTTACCTAGAAGGTTTATATACCCATCTTCAGAAAAATTAAATAACCCTGAAAATGTAGCATTAGCTATAGAGCAGCAAGGTCCAGATGGGCTTTTAACTAGAATGTGGTGGGATGTTGAATAA
- a CDS encoding SusC/RagA family TonB-linked outer membrane protein → MKNYYFQLITMVVLLFVQSGFSQTGTISGTVTEKKTDMPLIGVNVSIEGTSKGAVTDFDGNYSINTEDAAGKSLVFSSLGFKMVSIVLNGGTQVVNVSLEEDATSLDEVVVTALGIKRESKALGYSLTEVDGDEMSQVKTTSAVNSLQGRVAGVNISTSSSGASGSSRVVIRGASSLTGNNQPLYVVDGVPIINNTNGSVVGATNTGSGDGGDDISSINPDDIASVSVLKGSSAAALYGSLASNGVIMITTKSGKGSQGFGIEYSTSYMFDEINTDLQNFQTIYGAGTNNLKPGHEYDDNGNAVEIADSALATDEAFTNSLLSWGAKMDGSLVYNWDGVKRPYSYTGNNLDKFYDTGSTAVNSVAVSKGGESYNYRLSFSNLENKDIFPESTLNRKSFGLNVSSDITPKLKSTVNAKYVIEKVHNRINLGDTPGNANTVAYVLPTSLDINDLKPGINEEGTELLFQPSQFIQNPYWVVNNFNSDDKKNRLTASTTLRYDFTDWLYATGRAGIDTYDLSRKKVTPYGTAYRPTGELTQSKFTYSLFDADIMLGIQKTLTGKISTNSIIGTNTRTNSFEGLSATGREFVVIGLEDINNTTLPEPDNSYYKTKMSSIYGSFEFDYDNFLYLTFTGRNDWFSTLSYPGKTTPNNDFYWSLSGSLLISEAFEMPEAINYIKLRASYAQVAGGASDAYSLNLDYAITGSFQGQSFGQLNGNSIPNPDLVPFQKDEIEVGFETRFFSNRLNLDVAYYQNKTQNDIVEASASQSSGFTSSVLNIGELQNKGIELLIGGTPIYTDDFSWNTSFNFSFNDSEIVHTDDENTPINVDGSETRSRTAIISHIVGERYGVIYGSSYKRDEDGNIMYDVNSTIPKPIQGEYKILGEGVAPYTFGFSNTFRYKSVSLGFLIDAKYGGSVHSGTNRELMIRGLHEKTLEGRETGLVVSGIDDATGEAFTTTVAPENLRTYYGLIAAESSGISEEFVYSTDFVKFRELSLSYNFPKKALDKIFINDIRISLIARNLFFFYRAIDNVDPEASLNNLNSQGIERFGVPSTKSYGFSMNFKF, encoded by the coding sequence ATGAAAAATTATTATTTTCAATTAATTACCATGGTTGTCTTGCTTTTTGTGCAAAGTGGTTTTTCTCAAACAGGTACTATTTCAGGAACTGTTACGGAAAAAAAGACAGATATGCCTTTAATAGGTGTTAACGTTTCTATTGAAGGAACGAGTAAAGGAGCTGTGACGGATTTTGATGGAAACTATTCTATTAATACAGAAGATGCTGCAGGTAAATCATTAGTCTTTAGTTCACTTGGTTTTAAAATGGTCTCGATTGTTTTAAATGGTGGAACTCAGGTTGTAAATGTATCTTTAGAAGAAGATGCTACGAGTCTAGATGAGGTGGTCGTAACAGCATTAGGTATTAAAAGGGAATCTAAAGCCTTAGGGTATTCATTGACAGAGGTTGATGGAGACGAAATGTCCCAAGTAAAAACTACTAGTGCAGTGAATTCTTTGCAAGGTAGGGTTGCAGGTGTGAATATTTCTACCAGTAGTTCTGGTGCGTCTGGGTCGAGTAGAGTTGTTATTCGAGGAGCTAGTTCATTAACAGGGAACAATCAACCACTTTATGTTGTAGATGGAGTGCCTATTATTAACAATACAAATGGGTCCGTAGTTGGTGCTACCAATACTGGTTCAGGAGATGGAGGGGATGATATATCTTCAATTAATCCTGATGATATTGCATCAGTTTCTGTTTTAAAAGGAAGTTCTGCAGCTGCACTTTATGGTTCTTTAGCATCTAATGGTGTAATTATGATTACTACCAAATCAGGTAAAGGAAGTCAGGGTTTTGGTATTGAATATTCTACTTCATATATGTTTGATGAAATTAACACTGATTTACAAAATTTTCAAACTATTTATGGAGCAGGTACGAATAATTTAAAACCAGGGCATGAATATGATGATAATGGAAATGCTGTTGAAATTGCTGATTCAGCTTTAGCTACCGATGAAGCTTTTACCAATTCTTTATTATCATGGGGGGCTAAAATGGATGGTTCGTTAGTCTATAATTGGGATGGGGTTAAAAGACCATATTCTTATACCGGAAATAATTTAGATAAGTTTTATGATACTGGTTCGACGGCTGTTAACTCTGTTGCTGTATCTAAAGGAGGAGAATCATATAACTATCGTTTGTCTTTTTCAAATTTAGAAAATAAAGATATTTTTCCAGAATCTACATTGAATAGAAAGTCTTTTGGGTTAAATGTTTCTTCAGATATTACTCCAAAATTAAAATCTACGGTGAATGCAAAATATGTTATAGAAAAAGTTCATAATCGAATTAATCTAGGTGATACTCCTGGTAATGCGAATACTGTAGCATATGTTTTACCTACTAGTTTAGATATTAACGATTTAAAACCTGGGATAAATGAAGAGGGTACCGAACTCTTGTTTCAGCCGAGTCAGTTTATTCAAAATCCATATTGGGTAGTGAACAACTTTAATTCAGATGATAAAAAAAATAGATTAACAGCTTCTACAACTCTGAGATACGATTTTACAGATTGGTTGTACGCTACAGGTAGAGCAGGTATAGATACTTATGATTTATCTAGAAAGAAAGTTACGCCTTATGGTACGGCTTATCGTCCCACAGGAGAGTTAACCCAAAGTAAATTTACTTACTCGTTGTTTGATGCAGATATAATGTTAGGAATACAAAAAACGTTAACAGGTAAGATTTCAACCAATAGTATTATTGGGACAAATACAAGAACTAATAGTTTTGAAGGACTAAGTGCTACAGGTAGAGAATTTGTTGTAATTGGTTTAGAGGATATAAATAATACCACACTGCCAGAGCCTGATAATAGTTATTATAAAACAAAAATGAGTTCTATATATGGTTCTTTTGAGTTTGATTATGATAACTTTTTATATCTAACATTTACAGGTAGAAATGACTGGTTTTCAACATTGTCATACCCTGGTAAAACAACACCAAATAATGATTTCTATTGGTCTTTAAGTGGTAGTTTATTGATTAGTGAGGCTTTTGAAATGCCTGAGGCTATTAATTATATAAAATTAAGAGCAAGTTATGCACAGGTAGCAGGTGGAGCAAGTGATGCTTACTCTTTAAATTTAGATTATGCTATTACAGGATCTTTTCAAGGGCAATCGTTCGGTCAATTAAATGGGAATTCTATTCCTAATCCAGATTTAGTGCCTTTTCAAAAAGATGAAATAGAAGTTGGATTTGAGACACGTTTCTTTAGTAATAGATTAAACCTTGATGTTGCTTATTATCAAAATAAAACGCAAAATGATATTGTAGAGGCTTCTGCTTCTCAATCTTCAGGATTTACATCGTCTGTACTTAATATTGGGGAGTTACAGAACAAAGGAATTGAATTACTAATAGGTGGTACGCCGATATATACAGATGATTTTTCTTGGAATACATCTTTTAATTTTAGTTTTAATGATAGTGAAATCGTTCATACTGACGATGAGAATACTCCAATTAATGTTGATGGTAGTGAGACGAGATCAAGAACCGCAATTATTTCTCATATAGTAGGTGAGCGCTACGGGGTAATTTATGGGTCTTCTTATAAGCGAGATGAAGATGGTAATATTATGTATGATGTTAATAGCACAATACCTAAACCAATTCAAGGAGAATATAAAATACTAGGAGAAGGTGTGGCACCATATACATTTGGTTTTTCAAACACCTTTAGATACAAAAGTGTATCACTAGGATTCTTAATAGATGCCAAATATGGTGGAAGTGTACACTCTGGTACAAACAGAGAGTTAATGATTAGAGGATTACATGAAAAAACTTTGGAAGGGCGAGAAACTGGCTTGGTTGTATCTGGAATAGATGATGCTACAGGTGAAGCATTCACTACAACAGTAGCTCCAGAGAATTTACGAACTTATTATGGTCTTATTGCAGCAGAGAGTTCAGGTATATCAGAAGAGTTTGTGTATAGTACAGATTTTGTAAAGTTCAGAGAATTAAGTTTGTCATATAACTTCCCAAAGAAGGCTTTAGATAAGATTTTTATTAATGATATTAGAATCTCATTAATTGCTAGAAACTTGTTTTTCTTTTATAGAGCAATTGATAATGTAGATCCAGAAGCTTCATTAAACAATCTTAATTCACAAGGTATAGAACGATTCGGAGTGCCGTCAACGAAAAGTTATGGTTTTTCAATGAATTTTAAATTTTAA
- a CDS encoding acyltransferase family protein, which yields MKVSNRLISLDVLRGITISLMILVNTPGSWSYVYAPLRHAKWHGCNPTDLVFPFFLFIVGVSVWFSFSKYQTSLSRESALKIIIRTFVIFLLGFVLNLFPFFDFSTVRIMGVLQRIALAYGVGSILCLAFKRNHLLLVLSVILIGYWALLLFGADMEPYALIGNVVREFDIFLFEEEHVYKGFGVPFDPEGVLSTIPAVGTVIIGFFIGQIIDKERVILRKIRKLLIYGSMFVFLGWIWSFIFPINKALWTSSYVLFTSGLCILLLALLIFIIDYKGFSRWSKPFVHFGTNPLFIFVFSGLYVKTISYLIKIHVGESGDTISGYKYMYEHLLVPVFGNMNGSLLFALIHVFVFWLICLVLYKNKIFIKI from the coding sequence ATGAAGGTTTCAAATAGGCTTATTTCTTTAGATGTATTGAGGGGAATCACAATCTCTCTTATGATTTTAGTAAATACTCCTGGAAGTTGGAGTTATGTGTATGCTCCACTTAGGCATGCTAAATGGCACGGTTGTAATCCAACAGATTTAGTTTTTCCTTTTTTTTTATTTATAGTTGGAGTGTCTGTATGGTTTTCGTTTTCGAAATATCAAACTAGTTTATCTAGGGAATCCGCTTTAAAAATCATAATACGAACATTCGTAATATTTTTGCTAGGGTTTGTTTTGAATTTATTTCCATTTTTTGATTTCAGTACAGTTAGAATTATGGGAGTGTTACAGCGTATTGCTCTAGCGTATGGAGTTGGTTCTATTCTTTGTTTGGCTTTCAAAAGAAATCATTTGTTGTTGGTTTTGAGTGTGATTCTTATTGGGTACTGGGCACTGCTGTTATTTGGAGCAGATATGGAACCTTATGCATTAATAGGTAATGTTGTTCGAGAATTTGACATCTTTCTTTTTGAGGAAGAGCATGTGTATAAGGGGTTTGGTGTTCCATTTGATCCTGAAGGTGTATTGTCAACAATACCAGCTGTTGGTACTGTCATTATTGGTTTCTTTATAGGGCAAATTATTGATAAAGAGCGTGTTATTTTGAGGAAAATAAGGAAGTTGTTGATTTATGGTAGTATGTTCGTATTTTTAGGATGGATTTGGAGTTTTATTTTTCCAATTAACAAGGCGTTATGGACAAGTTCTTATGTGCTTTTTACCTCTGGTTTGTGTATCTTATTGTTAGCGCTTTTAATTTTTATTATTGATTATAAGGGGTTTAGTAGATGGTCGAAACCTTTTGTTCATTTTGGTACTAACCCTTTGTTTATTTTTGTGTTTTCTGGACTATATGTTAAGACTATTAGTTATTTAATTAAAATACATGTTGGAGAATCAGGAGACACTATATCTGGTTATAAATATATGTATGAGCATCTGTTAGTTCCTGTCTTTGGTAATATGAATGGGTCTTTATTGTTTGCTTTGATTCACGTTTTTGTTTTTTGGTTAATTTGTCTTGTTCTGTATAAGAATAAGATATTCATAAAAATATAG
- a CDS encoding DeoR/GlpR family DNA-binding transcription regulator produces MKKKERQQRVLDEVSINRKVSSNFLSEKLKVSEDTIRRDIKELDQKGMLTKIHGGAISNIQKLYHYNEDIIYNREEKILIARKAISLVKNNMVLVMSGGTTNLMLAKLLPKDIKLTIYTYSLPIAMQLTELPLAETIFIGGKIHRSSMVTIGIDVIQYVSNIRANICFMGVSAIHHNTGVTDEGYEVSLIKKTMIKASEKIVYLTTSNKLNLSHNYDVCNTTEIDTIITNLDLKDEKLKPYISAGINLI; encoded by the coding sequence ATGAAAAAAAAAGAGAGACAACAAAGAGTTTTAGATGAAGTTAGTATAAATAGAAAAGTTAGTTCAAATTTTTTATCTGAAAAGCTAAAAGTATCAGAAGACACTATCAGAAGAGACATTAAAGAACTAGACCAAAAAGGGATGTTGACTAAAATTCACGGCGGTGCTATTTCTAACATTCAAAAGCTATACCACTATAACGAAGATATTATCTACAATAGAGAAGAAAAAATTCTCATTGCACGAAAAGCAATTTCTTTAGTTAAAAATAATATGGTGTTAGTTATGAGTGGAGGAACCACAAATTTAATGCTCGCTAAATTATTACCAAAAGATATTAAACTAACAATTTACACTTACAGCCTACCGATTGCAATGCAATTAACAGAACTTCCACTGGCTGAAACCATATTTATTGGAGGTAAAATACATAGAAGCTCCATGGTTACCATTGGTATTGATGTTATTCAATATGTTTCGAATATAAGAGCAAACATATGCTTCATGGGAGTAAGCGCAATACATCATAATACAGGCGTAACAGACGAAGGTTATGAAGTTTCTTTAATAAAAAAAACTATGATTAAAGCATCCGAAAAAATCGTCTATTTAACAACCTCCAATAAACTAAACTTAAGCCACAATTATGATGTATGTAATACTACAGAGATTGATACAATAATAACAAACCTTGATTTAAAAGACGAAAAACTAAAACCCTATATATCCGCAGGCATTAACTTGATATAA
- a CDS encoding exo-beta-N-acetylmuramidase NamZ family protein: MKTHKLLSRILLIVFSFSLLALSCKNSNKNKNFKLTTDERKTENIIVAANQTEKYLELLKGKNIAVAVNNTSVIFKNDSINSFEHLVDSLLSLEIKIKKMFAPEHGVRGIVNGGKKIENGLDEKTGLEVVSLYGDNYKPNKEQLKNIDLVLFDIQDVGARFYTYLSTMHYIMEACAENNIPVIVLDRPNPNGHYIDGPIVEPQFKSFVGLHPVPIVYGMTIGEYAKMINGEKWLKNKVQCDLTVIPLQNYTHNSTYTPPLRPSPNLPNDISINLYPSLCLFEGTNVSCGRGTETPLQMFGSPFLNKDKYTFSFIPQPNFGANNPKNKNQICFGLDLSKEKRLSSLNLNWLINAYHATDDKDQFFSRTEFFNKLAGTDKLKKQIEEGLTFDQIKANWQDDLIAFKKIREKYLIY, encoded by the coding sequence ATGAAAACACACAAATTATTATCTCGCATTTTATTAATTGTATTCTCTTTCTCCTTATTAGCATTAAGTTGCAAAAACTCTAATAAAAATAAAAATTTCAAACTAACCACAGACGAACGAAAAACAGAAAACATTATTGTTGCAGCAAACCAAACAGAAAAATATTTAGAATTATTAAAAGGAAAAAATATTGCAGTAGCTGTAAATAACACTTCGGTAATATTTAAAAATGATAGTATAAATTCGTTTGAACATCTTGTTGACTCTCTTTTATCACTTGAAATTAAAATAAAAAAAATGTTTGCTCCTGAACATGGTGTAAGAGGTATTGTAAATGGAGGCAAAAAAATTGAAAACGGGTTAGATGAAAAAACTGGACTTGAAGTTGTATCTCTTTATGGAGATAATTACAAGCCCAACAAAGAACAATTAAAAAATATTGACTTAGTACTATTCGATATCCAAGACGTTGGCGCAAGATTTTACACTTACCTATCAACGATGCATTATATTATGGAGGCTTGTGCAGAAAACAATATTCCTGTTATTGTTTTAGATAGACCAAACCCAAATGGACACTATATTGACGGCCCCATAGTAGAACCTCAATTTAAAAGTTTTGTCGGACTTCATCCCGTACCTATTGTTTACGGTATGACAATTGGCGAATATGCAAAAATGATTAACGGAGAAAAATGGCTTAAGAATAAAGTTCAATGCGACCTAACTGTAATTCCTTTACAAAACTACACTCACAATTCAACCTACACACCTCCATTAAGACCATCTCCAAACCTACCGAACGACATATCTATTAATTTATACCCAAGCTTATGCTTATTTGAAGGCACTAATGTTAGTTGCGGGAGAGGAACAGAAACCCCCCTACAAATGTTTGGATCTCCTTTTTTAAATAAGGACAAATACACCTTCAGTTTTATACCTCAACCAAATTTTGGAGCAAACAATCCAAAGAACAAAAATCAAATATGCTTTGGTTTAGATTTGTCTAAAGAAAAAAGACTTAGTAGTTTAAACCTAAATTGGTTAATAAATGCTTATCACGCAACAGATGATAAAGACCAATTCTTTTCAAGAACTGAATTCTTTAACAAACTAGCTGGAACTGATAAATTAAAAAAACAAATTGAAGAAGGATTAACTTTCGATCAAATAAAAGCTAATTGGCAAGATGATTTGATCGCTTTCAAAAAAATAAGAGAAAAATATTTAATTTACTAG
- a CDS encoding sigma 54-interacting transcriptional regulator, with protein MNIENIKTLGALKASGYKSKSVKDELRDNLIKKLKKNEVAFEGVHGYENTVIPELERAILSRHNINLLGLRGQAKTRLARLMVNLLDDYIPVVEGSEINDDPLQPISRFALELIEEKGDETPITWLPRSERFAEKLATPDVTVADLIGDVDPIKAAHLKLSYADDRVIHYGMIPRANRCIFVINEIPDLQARIQVALFNILQEGDIQIRGFKLRLPLDIQFVFTANPEDYTNRGSIVTPLKDRIGSQIITHYPVDIETAKKITQQEAKINPEQSALVEVPELAKDMLEQIVFEARDNEFIDSKSGVSARLGITALENLVSTAERRALISGDSKTIVRLSDFIGIIPAITGKVELVYEGEQEGASIVAFNLIGDAVQTLFPNFFPKIEKLQKENEESPYDDILSWFFNSDDNFELLDDLDEVAYQSTLDLITPLDDFINTHQPDLKENERYFVKEFVLWGLVQFNKISKYRYTEGIQFSDPYGSYIKGL; from the coding sequence ATGAATATTGAAAATATAAAAACATTGGGAGCCCTAAAAGCTTCAGGATATAAAAGCAAATCGGTTAAAGATGAATTACGCGATAATCTCATTAAAAAATTAAAAAAGAATGAGGTTGCTTTTGAAGGCGTTCATGGTTACGAAAACACAGTAATTCCAGAGTTAGAACGTGCTATTTTATCTAGACATAATATTAATCTATTAGGATTACGCGGACAAGCAAAAACACGCTTAGCACGATTAATGGTGAATTTGTTAGACGATTATATTCCAGTAGTAGAAGGTTCAGAAATTAATGACGATCCGTTGCAGCCTATTTCTAGATTTGCGTTAGAATTAATTGAAGAAAAAGGAGATGAGACTCCAATAACTTGGTTACCAAGAAGCGAGCGTTTTGCCGAAAAATTAGCCACGCCAGATGTAACGGTTGCCGATTTAATTGGAGATGTAGATCCAATAAAAGCGGCACATTTAAAACTGAGTTATGCAGATGATCGGGTGATACATTATGGAATGATTCCGAGGGCTAATCGCTGTATTTTTGTAATTAACGAAATCCCAGATTTACAAGCTAGAATTCAGGTCGCATTATTTAACATTCTTCAAGAAGGAGATATTCAAATCCGTGGATTTAAACTGCGTTTACCTTTAGATATACAGTTTGTGTTTACAGCAAATCCTGAAGACTATACCAACAGAGGAAGTATTGTAACACCTTTAAAAGATAGAATTGGTTCTCAGATTATTACACATTATCCAGTAGATATTGAAACAGCTAAAAAAATAACACAGCAAGAAGCTAAAATAAATCCAGAGCAATCCGCTTTAGTAGAGGTTCCTGAGTTGGCTAAAGATATGTTGGAGCAAATTGTTTTTGAAGCTCGCGATAACGAATTTATAGATTCTAAGAGTGGAGTAAGTGCGCGTTTGGGAATAACAGCACTCGAGAATTTAGTTAGCACCGCCGAACGTAGAGCCTTAATCTCTGGCGACTCTAAAACAATAGTTAGATTAAGTGATTTTATTGGAATTATTCCAGCCATAACCGGAAAAGTAGAATTGGTTTACGAAGGCGAGCAAGAAGGTGCATCAATTGTGGCTTTTAATTTAATTGGTGATGCTGTACAAACCTTATTCCCAAACTTTTTTCCGAAGATAGAAAAATTACAAAAAGAAAATGAAGAATCGCCGTATGACGACATTTTATCTTGGTTTTTCAACTCTGATGATAACTTTGAATTGTTAGACGACTTAGATGAGGTAGCTTATCAATCGACTTTAGATTTGATTACGCCATTAGATGATTTTATTAATACGCATCAGCCCGATTTAAAAGAAAATGAGCGTTATTTTGTGAAAGAATTTGTGCTTTGGGGATTAGTACAGTTTAATAAAATAAGTAAATATCGTTATACAGAAGGTATTCAGTTTAGTGATCCTTATGGGAGCTATATAAAAGGGTTGTAG